TTGCGGGACTGGCGGTTGAAGCGATTGATTCAGGCAAAGGGCAGTTCCCCGGAGGCGATTGAGGGAGCCCACATCCGGAATTGAACCGGAGACCTCATTCTTACCAAGAATGCGCTCTTCCTACTGAGCTATGTGGGCAAAGTGGGCGATCGGCGGGAGCCTAGGGATTTTAGGCGCAGGCAATTTGGGGGACCCGCCCCCGCATAATGTCCCCACGCAGTCGGTTCCTGCTATGTCCGGGGTTGTCCCTCGGCCGCGGCAATCGCGGCCCGGAACTCTCGAACGTCTGGGAATGCGGTGAGATTCCGCAGCGGACGCGCCACCGTGATTGGCGAGGCCAGCCGCACGCCACTGCCCGGATGACGCCGGAACGGCCGGTGCCCGGGCGGGAAGGGCGGCCAGGCCGCAACAAGAAGCCATAAGCCGGGAGACCGAGCCGGAACCGAAGCCCTCAGCGCCGCTCGCGAACCTGAAACAGCCCCGGAAGGGCACCAGCGGCCGGGCCGGCACTGGCGTTGGTGCGTCCGGCGGCGGATATGGCTTGACCCGGATGCGATTCCAAAACGCCGGCCCGGCCCGGCTGATACTGTCGGTGCTTTTGGTTGCGATGACCGCGCTGCTGCTGGCCTGCGGGGCCGAACCGTCAACGGAGCACGCGCCCGCAACGGCCGTCCGGATCGACTCGGCCGGGCGATCGGTGGCGGTCCCGGTAAACCCGCAGCGGATAGTGTCGCTGGCCCCGAGCGCGAGCGAGCTCATATTTGCGCTGGGCGGTCAAGACCTGGTGATCGCAGTCGACGACTACAGTCCGCTGCCTCCTTCGCGTCCGGATCTGCCCCGGGTCGGGGCGTTCACGCTCGACTACGAATTGATCACCGCTCTCTCGCCGGACCTGGTGATTGGGGCCAACATCACCCCTTTGGAACAGATCGACCGAATCGGCGACCTTGGAATTCCGGTCTGGATAGTCGACAGCACGACCATCGCCGGCATCGCCCCGGCGCTCGCCAAACTGGCGGCGGCGATCGGGCGGACCGAAGCGGTCGCACCGCTGACCGCCGACCTGGCCCGGCGCCTGGAGCAGGTCTCGGCGGCAGTGGACGCCCAGTCCGAGCGACCGGGAGTGTACTGGGAACTGGACGCGACCGATCCAACCCGACCGTTCGCCGCCGGGCCGGGATCACTGGCCGACGAGATCATCACGCTCGCCGGCGGCAGAAACGTGCTCGCAGATATCGGCGAACCCTACCCCCAGGTAAGCCTGGAAGCGATCGTCGCCCGCGATCCCGCGGTAATCGTGCTGGCCAACGCCCCCTGGGGGGTTGACCGGCAATCGCTGGCGCAGCGGCCCGCCTGGGCCGGGTTGAGCGCGTTGACCGACGACCGCGTTATCGAACTCAGTCCGCAACTGGCCGATGCCGGGGCGCGCGCAACCCCGGCGGTGTTCGACCTGATCGAATACCTCCAGCCCCGTTTTGCCTCCGACTGATCCCGGCCTGCGGTCCAGACCGCGTCCGCCGGCCATCATCGCCCTGCTCGGCGCGGGCGCATTCGCCTTGCTGGCGGGCCTGCTGGGAGCGGCCTGCGGCGCGGTCGACCTGCTGCCTGCCTTCGGGATCCGCTGGGCCGCGTCCTGCGGTGCCGACCGCATCGGACCGGGCGACGCCGAACTGGCGACCCGGATCCTGCTCCAGATCCGCCTGCCGCGACTAGCCGGTGGATTCCTGGTCGGCGCGGCGCTGGCCTCCGCCGGGGTCCTTTATCAGGGTCTGCTGCGAAACCCGCTGGCCGACCCGTTTATCGTCGGCGCCTCCGGCGGAGCGGCTTTGGGAATCGTGTGCGGACAAATCCTGCTGATCTATGCGGGGTTGCCCGCCGGCGGCGCGGCGTTGATCCCGGCGCTCGGGTTCGCGGGAGCGCTGGCTGCGGTCTGGCTGGTATTCCTGATCGCCGGCCGTCGCGGACGCCGGTCGAACAGCACCCTGGTTTTGACCGGTTTTGCGGTCAGCTCCCTGCTGGGCGCGCTGAACCTGCTCATCCTGCTGACGGCGCAGCCGCTGCGGGAACGCCTGCTGGAGTCGGTCAGCTGGATCCTGGGCGGTGTAAAGGTATCCGGCTGGACTCCGGTCGCGCTGGCCCTGCCGGCGATCGCCTTATGTGTCGCGCTGGGTTTCATGTTTGCCCGTCAGCTCGACTACCTGGCGCTGGGCGGAGCCGGGGCAGCCCGCCTTGGGGTAAGCGTCGGCCGCCTGCGTGTCGCGCTGCTGCTCGCCGCGTCGCTATTGACCGCCATCGCCGTGGCCCTGGCCGGAATCGTCGCCCTGGTCGGATTGCTGGTGCCGCACGCCGCGCGCCTGGTGTTGGGGCCCGCGAATCGGCTGTTGCTGCCGGTCGCCGCCATCCTGGGCGGCGCCTACCTGGTCCTAGTCGACCTGATCGCCAGAACCGCATTCGCACCGGCCGAAATCCCGGTCGGGATCCTGGCGGCGTTGCTTGGAACCCCGGTCTTTCTGTGGCTGCTGCGACGCGATCGATTTGGGTATGACTTCTAGCCGGTCGGCGATCGAGGTCCGGGGGCTGCGCCTGCGGAGGGGCGGGTTTCGGCTGCGAATCGACAGCCTGCGCGTGGAGCCCGGTGAGCTCGTGGTCCTGATCGGGCGGAACGGGGCCGGCAAATCGACCCTGCTCAACGCCGTTGGCGGTCAATTAAGGGCCGACCGCGGTCAAATCGATATCTTTTCCCGGCCGCTGAGCGGGATTTCAGTGCGCAGGCAGGCCCTGCAAATGGCCGCGATTCCCCAGGAGTTCGAGATCCCGTTCGCGTTCAATGTGCGTGAAGTTGTCGAGTTCGGCCGCGCCCCTCATATGGGGTACTTCGGCCGGATGCGGTCCGGCGACCGCCGCGCGGTTTCGGCGGCGCTGGCCGAATGCGGCCTGGACCGGCTCGCCAGCCGGCCGCTGGGCGAGCTCTCTGGTGGCCAGCGGCGGCGCGTGGCCCTGGCCGTGGCCCTTGCCCAGGACACCCCGATCCTGCTCGCCGACGAACCGAGCGCGCACATGGACGTCGCCCGAATCTCCTGGTGCTGGAGCTTGTTGCTGGACCGCGCCCGGTCCGGGCGCGCGGTGCTGGCAGCAGCCCATGACCTGAACCTGGCGGCCGCGTTCGCCGACCGGATTTACCTGATCGGCGGCGGCCGGTTGATTTCCGCCGGCGACCCGGCGAGCGTTCTAAGCCGGCAGAACCTGGCGGCCGGATTCGGCGTGACGGCCCAGTTGGAGCAACTCGACGGCCGCCCGTACCTGACGCGCATAAACCCGACTCGGCACGCCGCAGACGGCGACGACTGATTGCGGCGTCCGGCGGACGCACCCGCCCGGGGGAAGCAATAGCCGGGAGCCGGACGGCGGACGGACGCAGTGCCCGAGGTCATTGGCTGGCGGTGGTGAACGTGCTGGAAGATGTCCCGGCTACTCCGTTGACCGTCCAGCTCACATTGAAGCGGTAGGTTTCGGATTTGCCCAAAGGATCGTGAGGAACCAGCGACAGCCCCTTCCGCCATGCGCTGGTCTGATTCGTTGCTGGCAGCACCGCACCGTCGGACAGGCGGGTCAGGCTGGCCTGGCCCCAGGTGACATCGTCACCGAGTCGGAACAGGACTGTGATCGGCGGACCCAGCGGACGCGGCACGCCGGGCGCCGGATCGGGCCTTTCGAATCCATCCCATTGCGGCGGCACCGCGGAGGTGCCGTCGGCCGGATAGATGCTCGGCTGTGGATTCGGACCGGATCGGTCAAACTGCAGGCCGACGTTGAAGATGGACACCGTCACGTTCCCGTCGGAGGCCGAACCGTAGCCGATGTGCACGGCCGAGGGGTGAACGAACATGTAGCGGTGGTAGACGGTCGACAGCGCCCAGTCGAGCGTCCGCGCCGGATCCAGCAGCCCAGCGACCTCGTCGATCCAGTTGAGTTCGTAATTTGCGGCCTTGGCGCGGTCGAAGATCGACACGCCGGTGAAATGCTGGAGGCCCGCAGTCTCGTTGTGGAAATCTCCGCGGTTGGTTATCCAGTAAAGGGCATGGCTGGATGCGGCCTGGGTCAGGGCATCCGATTTGACCAACGGCGAAAGTCCCAGGCCGGACCGGACCCGATTGACTTCCTCGATCAGCGAGTCACCGGTTCCGGGGGTTACCGGTTGGGCGCCGCCGGTCACCGGTGCTACGAATTCGGCGACTACCCATGCTTTTGCGCCGTTGACATTCAGCTCCAGCCACGTCTCCCCGCCAACCGATTCCGTGTTGCCGGTGAGGTCCAGGACGCGGCCGTGTTGGAAGCGGGCGACGATCTGGGCTCCGCGCGAGGGTTGGGCCCGAACGTTTAGCGTTGATCCCGGCACATTGGCCTGCCAGCTGCCGCTGGAATAATCAGTTCCGGTCGTCGGTGGAGTCACCGGCGTCGGCGGGTCCACCGGCTGGGTTTCCCTGCGCTGCGGACTCAGGAATTCGCCGGATACCCAGCGCGCCGTCCCGATCTCAACCCAGGTAAGGCCGCCGGCTTCGATCGTGCGCCCGGTCGGGAACACCTCCTCGCCGTCGTTGGCGCTGTCGACTATCGGGGCCGAGACCGACGGCCGTTGGCGCACGTTGAGGAACGACCCCTCGGTGTCGACGAACCACCGGCCGGTCCCGAAATCTTTAGCCTGCGAACCGGCGGGCAGGGTAGCCGGAACCACGTTGGGGGCGTGGGGCGCCAGCGCCGCCTGCGGGAACAGTCCCAGCTGCTTTGCCAGATCACCCCCGTTGGCGACGGTCACGGTGCCGGCGCGGGCCCATGGGAAGTCGTCCAGCCAGAGTTGGAGCACGGCCCGCTGCAACCGGATGGCGCGCAACCCGGAGTAATTTCGGACCCGCGAAGTCGGCAGGCCGAAGTGGCGCAGGTAATCGCCGGACGCCAAGTAGACCCGGCGCAGCAGGGGCTCCTCGTCCAGGAGCGCGATCCGCTGCTCCAGGATCTGCGGCCAGGC
The Chloroflexota bacterium genome window above contains:
- a CDS encoding iron ABC transporter permease, translating into MPPTDPGLRSRPRPPAIIALLGAGAFALLAGLLGAACGAVDLLPAFGIRWAASCGADRIGPGDAELATRILLQIRLPRLAGGFLVGAALASAGVLYQGLLRNPLADPFIVGASGGAALGIVCGQILLIYAGLPAGGAALIPALGFAGALAAVWLVFLIAGRRGRRSNSTLVLTGFAVSSLLGALNLLILLTAQPLRERLLESVSWILGGVKVSGWTPVALALPAIALCVALGFMFARQLDYLALGGAGAARLGVSVGRLRVALLLAASLLTAIAVALAGIVALVGLLVPHAARLVLGPANRLLLPVAAILGGAYLVLVDLIARTAFAPAEIPVGILAALLGTPVFLWLLRRDRFGYDF
- a CDS encoding SH3 domain-containing protein, with amino-acid sequence MMFGKCRLRPDFGVRAPGRPAAAALRASILLALLAVALAVPAQAQEAEYAVPGGRFFTQTGGDTPDPGDGYAVVDDSEARFWTAFEEFGGVAEVGYPVSRRFIWDGFVTQVMQKAVFQWRPGEQATAFVNVFDDLHRLGYDARLADELVPEQEDFDESGLAWPQILEQRIALLDEEPLLRRVYLASGDYLRHFGLPTSRVRNYSGLRAIRLQRAVLQLWLDDFPWARAGTVTVANGGDLAKQLGLFPQAALAPHAPNVVPATLPAGSQAKDFGTGRWFVDTEGSFLNVRQRPSVSAPIVDSANDGEEVFPTGRTIEAGGLTWVEIGTARWVSGEFLSPQRRETQPVDPPTPVTPPTTGTDYSSGSWQANVPGSTLNVRAQPSRGAQIVARFQHGRVLDLTGNTESVGGETWLELNVNGAKAWVVAEFVAPVTGGAQPVTPGTGDSLIEEVNRVRSGLGLSPLVKSDALTQAASSHALYWITNRGDFHNETAGLQHFTGVSIFDRAKAANYELNWIDEVAGLLDPARTLDWALSTVYHRYMFVHPSAVHIGYGSASDGNVTVSIFNVGLQFDRSGPNPQPSIYPADGTSAVPPQWDGFERPDPAPGVPRPLGPPITVLFRLGDDVTWGQASLTRLSDGAVLPATNQTSAWRKGLSLVPHDPLGKSETYRFNVSWTVNGVAGTSSSTFTTASQ
- a CDS encoding ABC transporter substrate-binding protein, producing the protein MRFQNAGPARLILSVLLVAMTALLLACGAEPSTEHAPATAVRIDSAGRSVAVPVNPQRIVSLAPSASELIFALGGQDLVIAVDDYSPLPPSRPDLPRVGAFTLDYELITALSPDLVIGANITPLEQIDRIGDLGIPVWIVDSTTIAGIAPALAKLAAAIGRTEAVAPLTADLARRLEQVSAAVDAQSERPGVYWELDATDPTRPFAAGPGSLADEIITLAGGRNVLADIGEPYPQVSLEAIVARDPAVIVLANAPWGVDRQSLAQRPAWAGLSALTDDRVIELSPQLADAGARATPAVFDLIEYLQPRFASD
- a CDS encoding ABC transporter ATP-binding protein; amino-acid sequence: MTSSRSAIEVRGLRLRRGGFRLRIDSLRVEPGELVVLIGRNGAGKSTLLNAVGGQLRADRGQIDIFSRPLSGISVRRQALQMAAIPQEFEIPFAFNVREVVEFGRAPHMGYFGRMRSGDRRAVSAALAECGLDRLASRPLGELSGGQRRRVALAVALAQDTPILLADEPSAHMDVARISWCWSLLLDRARSGRAVLAAAHDLNLAAAFADRIYLIGGGRLISAGDPASVLSRQNLAAGFGVTAQLEQLDGRPYLTRINPTRHAADGDD